In Streptomyces sp. NBC_00683, the DNA window CCGCGTAGATGTCGTTGTTGACGAAGGCGTCCTGGTAGACCTTCATCAGCGGACTCCAGGTGGTGGAGAGCGAGTTGGTCAGCGGCTTCAGCGTGGTGGGCTCGCTGAACACCTGGAGCGTCGCGATGATCGAGAAGAAGAAGGTCAGGATCAGTGAGGGCGCCACCATCGGGATCTTGATCCGCAGCGCGATCTGCAGCTGCGAGCAGCCGTCGAGGCGCGCGGCCTCGAAGATCTCGACGGGGATGGCCCGCAGCGACGTGTAGATCACGATCATGTTGAAGCCGGTGCCGCCCCACACCGCGATGTTCGCCAGGGAGAGGTACAGCGGGCCGCCGTCCAGGAGGTCCGGCTGCGGCAGCCCCGCCTTGTCGAGCAGGTAGAGGAAGGGACTGACGTCGGGCAGGTAGAGGAAGCCCCACATCAGCGCCGCGATGACACCCGGGATCGCGTACGGCAGGAAGATCGCCAGCCGGGTGAAGCCGCGCAGCCGGACCCGTTCGGTGTCCAGCAGCAGGGCGAACAGCAGGGCGAGCCCCAGCATCACCGGGACGACGATCGCGCCGTACCCGAGGATGCGCAGTGCTCCGTGCAACAGCTCCGAGTCGGAGAGCGCGTCGGTGTAGTTGGCCAGTCCGGCCCAGATCTCGTCCCGGGCGCCCTTGCCCAGGCCGAGCCCCTTGACCTCGGTCCTGCGGAAGCTGAGGTACAGCGCGTACCCGATGGGCAGGGCGAAGAAGAGAAGGAAGAGGACTGTTGCGGGTATCAGGAAGGCGTACGGGGCGCTCTTGACCCCGTACGGCCTCCTGCGGGGTGCGCGTGTCACTCGGAGACTCCGAAGCCCTGCTTCTTGAGATCGGCGACGGTGGCGTCCTGCATCGCGGTCAGCGCGGGACCGAAGTCCGACTTGGTCTTGGCGGCCTGCGCGAAGTTGTCCTTGAACGCGGTGTACGCGACGTTCACGTTCGGGCCCCAGGCTGCCGGGGCGGTGCCCTGGGCGATCTTGGCGGCCTCGGTGTAGAAGTCGGGCTGGTTGGAGAAGTAGTCCGGGGCCTGGGCGAGCGCCCCACCGGTCTGGGCGGCCGTCGCGGCGGGGTAGATGCCGCTCTCCTTGACGAGCGCGGCGAGCGCGGCCGGGTCCGTGTTCAGCCACTTCGCGAAGGTGGCCGCGGCCTTCTTGTTCTTGGAGTCGTTGGTGACCGCGGTGGAGGATCCGCCCCAGCTGCCGGTGACGTTCTCGCCGGCCGTCCACTGGGGGAGCGGGGCCATCGCCCACTTGCCCTTCGTCTCCGGTGCCGCGGTGGTCAGGGTGCCCGGTGCCCAGACGGCGCTGACCCAGGCCACCTGCTTGCCGGTGTTGAGCGCCTTGTTCCAGGCCGGGGTGTACATCGGCTGGTTGTCGATGGCGCCCTCCTTGACGAGGCCGCCCCAGAAGTCGGCGACCTTCTGCGTGGCGGGGTCGTCGATCGCGACCTTCCACTTGTCGCCGCCGGTGGTCCACCACTTGGCGCCGGCCTGCTGGGCGAGGCCCGCGAAGAGGCCGGAGTCGTTGGAGGAGAAGGTCGTGAGGTCCTTGTCCGGCGCCTTCTTCTTCAGCGCGCGGGCGGTCTCGGCGAACTCGTCCCAGGTGGTGGGCACGGTCAGGCCGTACTGCTTGAAGAGGTCCTGGCGGTAGTAGAACATCAGCGGGCCCGAGTCCTGCGGCAGGGCGTACAGGGCGTCGGAGCCCAGGGTGGTCTGCTGCCAGACCCCGTCCGCGAAGGCGCTCTTCGCGTCGCCCGCCTCCTTGGATATGTCGGCGAGGACGTCGTTGGAGACCAGGGTGGGAAGCGCCTGGTACTCGGCCTGGACCAGGTCGGGGGCCTTGTGCGCCTTGGCCGCCGTGATGATCTTGGTGACGAGGTCGTCGCCCGACGCCTGCTTCTTCACCGTGACCGTGATGCCGGCTTCCTTGCCCGGGCCCTTGTTCCAGATGTCCGCGACCTTGTCCAGGCCGGGAGCCCAGGCCCAGTAGGTCAGCGAGGCGGGTCCGGAGGCGGCCGGCTCGTCGCCCCCGTCGTCCGAGGAGCCGCAGCCCGAGAGCAGGGCGCCGGCGGCGAGTGCGGCGGCGGTGGTCACCGCGACAGAGCGGTATTTCATGGTTTCTCCCCTGACGAGACGGGCGGGCGCATCGGCTGACCGGCCGATCGGACGCTGTGAGCGTTCACAGTAGAGAAACGAAACCGACACTTGTCAATGGTTGTTGCTGTGCGGTTATGTTGGCCCTGCGTCGCCACGAGTGTGTGTGCACGTTCCCAGAAGTTGTTCCAAAGAGCCAGGAGACGTCCATGCCGCACTCAGCGTCCGCTGCCACCCCGCTCGGTCTGCACAAGCTGGCCTTCGGCGGCGACTACAACCCCGAGCAGTGGCCCGAGGAGGTCTGGCACGAGGACGTGCGCCTGATGCGGGAAGCCGGCGTCACCATGGTCAGCGTCGGGATCTTCTCCTGGGCGCTGCTGGAACCCGAACCGGGCAGCTACGACTTCGGATGGCTCGACCGCCTCCTGGACCTGCTGCACGTCAACGGCATCCGCGCCGACCTCGGCACCCCCACCGTCGCCCCGCCCGCCTGGTTCTACCGCGCCCACCCCGAGGCCCTCCCGGTCAGCCGCGACGGGGTCCGCTACGCCTTCGGATCACGCGGCGCGATCTGCCACAGCTCGGCCCCGTACCGTGCGGCCGCCGCGAACATCACCGAACAGCTCGCCCGCCGGTACGCGAACCACCCGGCGCTCGCGATGTGGCACGTCCACAACGAGTACGGCGTCCCCGTCAGCGCCTGCTACTGCGACAACTGCGCCGCCCACTTCCGCCGCTGGCTCACCGGCCGGCACGGCTCCGTCGAAGCGGTCAACGAGGCCTGGGGCACCAACTTCTGGGGCCAGCGCTACCGCACCCTCGACGAGATCGAACCGCCCCGCACCACCCCCACGGTGGGCAACCCCGCCCAGCAGCTGGACTACGCCCGCTTCGCCGACGCCACCATGCGCGAGAACTTCACCGCCGAACGCGACATCCTGCACCGGCTCGCCCCCGGCGTCCCCGTCACCACCAACTTCATGACGGCCCTCAGCCAGTGCGACTCGGTCGACTACTGGGCCTGGGGCCGCGAGGTCGACATCGTCACCAACGACCACTACCTGATCACCGACGGCCGCCGCACCCACGTCAACCTCGCCATGGCCGCCGACCTCACCCGCTCGGTGGCGGGCGGCGCCCCCTGGCTGCTCCTGGAGCACTCCACCAGCGGCGTCAACTGGCAGCCCCGCAACCCCGCCAAGCGCCCCGGCGAAATGGCCCGCAACAGCCTCGCCCACGTCGCCCGAGGCTCCGAGGGTGCGATGTTCTTCCAGTGGCGCCAGTCCCGGCGCGGCGCCGAGAAGTTCCACTCCGCGATGGTCCCGCAGGCCGGCACCGACTCCCGCGTCTGGCGCGAGGTGACGGCGCTCGGCGCCGGCCTCGGCCTGCTGGAGGGCATCCGGGGCACCCGTACCGTCGCCGACGCCGCGATGCTCTGGGACTGGCAGTCCTGGTGGGCGCAGGCCCTGGAGTGGCGCCCCAGCGAGGAGCACGACGCCCGCGAGCGCGCCGACACGTTCTACGCCTCGCTCTACGACCGCCACCTCACCGTCGACTTCGCGCACCCGGACGCCGACCTGTCCGCGTACCCCCTCGTCGTCGTCCCCGCCCTCTACCTCGCCACCGAGGAGACCGGCCGCAACCTGCGCCGCTACGTCGAGAACGGCGGCACCCTCGTCGTCTCGTACTTCTCCGGCATCGTCGACACCAACGACGCCGTGCACCCCGGCCCCTACCCGGGCGCGCTGCGGGACGTCCTGGGCCTGACGATCGAGGAGTTCTCCCCGCTCGGCGAAGGCGAAACGGTCCGCCTGATCACTCCCGAGGGCGCGCCCGAAGGACCGGAACTGACCGGGGACCTCTGGACGGACGTGGTGATCCCACGCGGCGCCGAGACCGTCTGGTCGTACGCCGACGGCATCCCGGCCGGCCGCCCCGCCGTCACCCGCAACCGGCTCGGCAAGGGCACCGCCTGGTACGTCTCCACCCGGCTCTCCGGCCCCCACCTGGACGCCGTCCTCGACCGTGCCTGCGCCGACGCCGCCATCGCACCGCGCACCGGCCTCACCCATGACGTCGAGGTCGTACGGCGCACCGGGGACAACGGCACGTACCTCTTCGCGATCAACCACACCGGCACCGACACCGAGGTGGCGCTGGACGCCCCCGGCACCGAACTCCTCACCGGCGAGCCCGCCGCGCACTCCCTCGCCGTCCCGGCGGGCGCGGTGCGCGTCGTACGGCTCGACGGCTGAGGCGCACCGAGAACCCCCGCAGGACCCGCACACACATCCCCCGTTAACCCGCACAACTGTCGAAGGGACATCGACGATGTACGGAACGACGCACACCCGCAGAGCCGCAGGAACGGTGGCCGCACTCTCCGGCCTGCTGTTCGCCGCCCTCCCCGCCCAGGCCGCCCACGCGGCCACCACCCCCGCCAACCCCGGTTTCGAATCGGGCAGCACCGGCTGGTCGACCTACTCGGCGGGCGGGCAGTCCGCCGCCTCCTTCACCGAGGCGGGCGGCCACGCCGGCAGCACCAGGCTCAGCCACTGGTCCGCCTCGGCGTACAAGGTCGAGACCTACCAGTACCTCTCCGGCCTCACCGACGGTACGTACACCCTCAGCGCCTGGGTCCGTTCGGGCGGCGGCCAGAACTCCGCCTACATAGCCCTGCGCAACTGCGGCGGCGCAGAGCAGCGCACCGACCTGCCGCCCACGGCCGACGGCGCCTGGATCCGGCTCGTCACCTCCGTCAAGGTGACCGGAGGGGCCTGCACGATCAGCCTCAACTCCGACGCGCACGCGGGGGAGTGGGCCAACTTCGACGACATCACGTTCACCCAGGGCACCACCGGGCTGAGCGTCAAGGGCGGCGACCTCTCCACCCTCCCGAAGAACGAGGCGCACGGCGCGGTGTACCGCAACGCGAGCGGTACGGCCGGCGACGCGATGACCATCCTCAAGAACTCCGGGATGAACTACGTGCGCCTCAAGGTCTGGGTGAACCCGGCCGACGGCTACAACAACAAGGCCCGTGTGCTCGCCATGGCCAAGCGCGCCAAGGCACTCGGCATGAAGACGCTCATCGACTTCCACTACTCCGACGCCTGGGCCGACCCCGGCAAGCAGGTCAAGCCCGCCGCCTGGGCCGGCCACAGCTACAGCCAGCTCCGCACCGACGTCTACAACCACACGTACGACGTGCTGAACGCGCTGAAGGCCCAGGGCACCACCGCCGACATGGTGCAGATCGGCAACGAGACCAACGCCGGAATGCTGTGGCCCGAGGGGTCCACGGACAACTGGTCCCAGCTGGGCGGCCTCCTGACCTCCGGAGCCAACGCCGCGAAGGCCGTCTCCTCCGGTACGAAGGTGGCACTGCACCTCGCCAAGGGCGGCGACAACGCCGGCACCCGCTGGTGGTTCGACAACGCCGTGTCGCAGGGCGTCCCCTTCGACGTCATCGCCCTTTCCTACTACGGCTACTGGCACGGCTCGCTGTCCGAGCTGCAGACCAACCTCGACGACACCGCCTCCCGGTACGGAAAGCCGGTGCTCGTCGCCGAGACCGCGTACGCCCACACGCTCGCGGACGACGACGGCCTGGAGAACAACGTGGCCACCGCCTCCCAGCTGGTCACCGGCTACCCGGCGACGCCGGCCGGCCAGGCCGCCAACCTCCGCGACGTCATGAACGTCGTCGAGGCCGTCCCGAACGGCCGCGGGCTCGGCGCCGTCTACTGGGAGCCGGCCTGGACCGCGGTCACCGGCAGCGGCTGGGACCCGGCCGACCCCTCGTCGGGCAACGCGTGGGAGAACCAGGCGGTGTTCGACTACGACGGGAAGCTGCTCCCGGCGGCGAGCTGGTTCTCGCACCGGTAGTGGCTACAGGGGCGCGCCGTGCCACTTCCACGAGCTGACACGGTCGCGGCCCGGCAGATCGGCGCGGCCGGTGGACCAGAGCAGGACGGCCCACCGGTCCTCGTCGTCCGGCGCACCGGGGAAGAGCCGGGCCAGCACCCGGTCGCACAGATCCGCGGGCGGCGCCCAGGACAGGGACAGGCCCTCGGCGACGTCGTGGGTGTGCACGAGGGTCTCCACGATGCCCATCGCGGCGAAGCCCTCCGCGTCGGAGAGCCCGAACACGTGGTGCGAACGGACGTCCGCCGGAGTCGTCCGCACCATCGCCGTGAGCAGGGCGCCGCTCGCCTCCAGGGTCTGCAGCAGCCCGGCGGACCCGGCCGCCGGGTCCGCGAAGATCGAGTTCGCCGGGCCGCCCTCGCGCTCCGCCGCCCACCGGTAGGGCACCTCGGTGTCGGTCGGCGGCTTCCTGGGGCCGAGCTGGACCGCGTACGCGAAGAGGTCGTCGCTCAGGTGCTCGACGGTCTCCCAGCAGCTCCACTCCAACGATCCGGCCGGTACCTGCCAGTTGTCCGCCGGGGATTCCTTGAGGACGTCGACCGCGAGGTGCACGGCCCGTGCCACGTCGTCCGCGGTGACCGGCATCCGGGTCCCGCTCAGCGCCGCGCGCTCGGCGGCGCTGCACTCCACGCAGAACTCGTTGCCCTCGGGGTCGGCCATCGTCGCCCAGCCCCGCCCGTTGGGCTTGCGGTGGTCGGCGACCAGCGTGGCACCGAGAGCGAGCAGCCGCTCGACCTCCGCGTCACGGCTGCGGTCGTCGGGGCGCAGATCGAGGTGGACGCGGTTCTTGGCGCGTTTGGGTTCGGGAACCGTGACGAAGAGCAGTGCGGCACGAGGCGTCTCGACGAGCGCCTCGGGGTCACCGGGCTCGTCGTCGTCGGACACGGCCGAGTCGAGGACTCCGGCCCAGAAGACGGCGAGCTTGTAGGCGTCGGAACAGTCGATGGTGATGTGCTGTACGAGAGAAGTCATAGGGCGCCACTCTCCTCGGCAACCGGGCCCGCGGTCCAGCGGATTGAATATCCCTGTGTGCGTCGGAGCGCCCGGCCCCGACGAGCGACCCGGGCACACGCATCACCTCACGGGGATGCCGCCCCGCTGAGCGTCTGTGGTGCGCCGGTCTCCCGTCCGGCCCCGGGCCGGTTGCCCTCCGCCCGGCGCACCGCCGGACCCATCGCGTAGCCGGCGGCGAGGAAGAGGCCGCCGAGCAGGAGCCAGCCGGGAACACCCCAGGTCAGCAAGAGCGCGGTGACCAGCGTCGGTCCTAGGGTGCGGGCCACGGCCACGCCGGTGCCGAAGAAGCCCTGGTACTGACCGGTCCGGTGGGGCGGGGCCAGGTCGAAGGCGATCTGCCAGGACCCGGCGGACTGCTTCATCTCCCCGATGACCTGGAGCGTCGCACCGGCGACCAGGACCGCCACGGTGGCCCAGGCCGGCAGGCGAGCGGCCGAGACGGCGAAGACGGCGCACGAGGCGAGCAGGATGACGCCCGCGCGGCGCACGGTGCGGTTGGCGGAGCGCAGATCGCTGACCCGGCTCGCAGTCCGTACCTGGAAGAGCATCACGGCAACGGTGTTGAGGACGAAGAGCCCCGAGGCCAGCCAGGCGAGTTGAGGGAAGCGGTTGGCGATCCACAGCGGGATGGCGAGGCTGAGCAGGGGCAGTCGCAACAGCAGGACCGTGTTGATGAGCGTGACGACGGCGTAGGGGCGGTCCCTCAGTACGGCGAGGCGGGGTTCGTCGCCCGTACGCCGAGGGGCCGGCCGCACGGCGGGCAGGCGCAGCAGGATCAGCGCGCAGGCCAGGAAGCCGATCGCGTCGAGGGCGAAGACGGCCAGATAGGCGTGGCGTGTCCCGTTGCTCAGGGCCAGGCCGCCGACCGCCGCGCCCACGGCGAGGCCCGCGTTCAGGGTGGACTGCATGTGGGCGAGGACGCCGGTGCGTTCGACGGGGGAGACCAGGCCCGCGAGCAGGGCCTGGCGGACCGCCGAGAGGCCCGACTGGGCGGTTGCGTACAGGCAGGAAACCAGCAGGAACGGTACGAACGAGTGGATGACCAGGAACGAGGCGACGAGCGCGGCGGTGGCCAGGGCCAGGAGGACCGCGGGTGTGCGTGGCCCGCGCCGGTCGGCGAGATGGCCCAGGGGCACCCCGGCCAGGGAGCCGACGGCCCAGGCGATCGTCAGCCCGAGGCCGAGCCGGGCCGGTGACAGGCCGACGATCTGGGTGAAGTACAGCGCCGAGCAGGTGTAGTACATGCCGTCGCCGATGGAGTTGCTCAGCTGGGCGGCGGCGAGGGTCCGGGGTGCGCCTGGGGGCGGCAGCAACCGTATGGACATGCGACTCCCGGGCCGGAGCGGCCCGGAGAGCCGCTCAACGTCACTGACCCGGGAAACCCTAGGCTTCGGGTGCCCCAAGATCGTGGGCCATTCATGAACGCCCGGGGTGGGCCAATTCTTGGGCATCGGGGGCTACTTGACGGGCTCCGATGGGCGGTGCCCGGACGGCGGTCCTACGGGCTCGTCATCTCGACGAGCCACTGGCCCCGGCGCACATCCACCGGGTACGCGCCGCTGTCCAGGCACCGCTTCCCCCCGAAGGGGGTTGAGGGAGAGGTGTCCGCTACTTCGTGCCGAGGTAGTAGCTGACCTGCGGCGGCTGGTTGTATCCGGTGTTCTGCCAGGCGATCCCGAGCCGGTACACGGGGTCACTCATCAGTGTGGGCAGCCGGAACTCGGTGGGGTGCGGTGTGGTGTACAGCCGCAGCGCCGTGGAGTCCGTGTTGCGCCAGAGCATTTCCTCGCGCCAGTCGCCGAGGAGGTCGGCGGAGAGGGCGGGGCTGCCCTTGGTCCAGTTGTTGGACTTGGCGTCCTGGTCGTACCAGATGCGGGTCAGTTCGGTGGAGCCGGTGTACTTCAGCACCTGGCCGTAGCCGACACCCGCCGTGCCCGACCAGCGGTGGTCGAGGAGCTCACGGTTGGCGTCGCCGTCCCACCAGATGGCGGAGTTGTACGAGGCCCCGCCGCTGAACGTCGGGACCGCGTCGCTGATCTTCGTACCGTTGGCCGCGTAGAGCCCGCCGCCGCTCGACCAGCACTCGGCACCGGCGTGAGTGCGGGTCAGGTCCGCGCAGATGCCCCGCCCGACGTCCGTGCCGGTCTTGGTGCCCCACAGGATCTGGCCGGTCCTCGCGTCATGCATCTCGTAGCCGTAGGCGGAGTCGGTGTGCTCGTGCACGTTGAAGGATTCGAGGCCGGGCCGGGACGGGTCCAGGTCACCCACGTGCAGTGCGTCGCCGTGCCCGAGCTCGGTGGTCCACAGCCCGCTCCCGTTGTCGTCGACGGCCATGGCGCCGTAGACGATCTCGTCCCTGCCGTCCGCGTCCACGTCGGCGACCGCGAGGTTGTGGTTGCCCTGCTGGTCGAAGCCCTTGCCGTAGTTGGTGGAGCTGTTGGTGTCGAACGTCCAGCGGCGGCTCAGGTCGGTGCCGTTCCAGTCGTACGCGGCGATCGCGATGCGCTCGTAGATGCCCCGGCTGAAGATCATGCTGGGCGAGGAACCGTTGAGGTACGCGGTCGCGGAGAGCAGCCGCCCTTCCCGGTTGCCCCAGGTGTCGCCCCAGTCCGAGACGGCGCCTCGAGCGGGCTCGAAGGGCACGGAGTCCATCACCCTGCCGGTCTGCCCGTTGAAGACGGACAGGTACTCGGGGCCGCTCAGCACCGCGCAGTTCGCCGCGAGGTGCGAGGCCGACGCGTCGCCGATGACGGTGCCCGCGGAGTCCTTGGAACCGTCCGAGGTGCGCGCGGCCACCTCGGCCCTGCCGTCGCCGTCGTAGTCGTACACCTGGAACGAGTCGTAGTGCGAGCCGCTGCGCACATTCGTCCCGAGGTTGACCCGCCACAGCCGCTTGCCGCTCAGCTCGTACGCGTCGTAGAGAGTCGGCCCGGTGCACGTGCCGGAGTTGGCCACGTCGGTGGCATTGGACGGAACCCACTTCAGCACCAGTTCATAGGCGCCGTCGCCGTCCAGGTCCGCGGTGGACGCGTCGTTGGCGGCGTAGGTGTAGGCGACGCCGTCGCGGGTGGTTCCGCCCGCAGGCTTGTCGAGGGGGATGTCGAGACGGCCCGAGGCCCAGACCCCCGCCTTCTCGCCGGGCTGCTCGACGCCGTTCACCAGGGCGCGGACCTCGTACGCGGAGGTGGAACTGCCGCCCGTGTCCAGGAAGTTGGTCTTGCCGGTCTCCGCGATCAGTGTCGAGCCGCGGTACAGCTTGAAGGAGACACTCTCCGCGTCGCTGCCGAGCATCCGCCAGGTGACCAGCACGCCACCGCTCGCGGGCACGGCGACCAGGCCGCGATCCAGCTTCTCGGCCACGCGTGCGGCGGCCAGTGCCGCG includes these proteins:
- a CDS encoding ABC transporter substrate-binding protein; the encoded protein is MKYRSVAVTTAAALAAGALLSGCGSSDDGGDEPAASGPASLTYWAWAPGLDKVADIWNKGPGKEAGITVTVKKQASGDDLVTKIITAAKAHKAPDLVQAEYQALPTLVSNDVLADISKEAGDAKSAFADGVWQQTTLGSDALYALPQDSGPLMFYYRQDLFKQYGLTVPTTWDEFAETARALKKKAPDKDLTTFSSNDSGLFAGLAQQAGAKWWTTGGDKWKVAIDDPATQKVADFWGGLVKEGAIDNQPMYTPAWNKALNTGKQVAWVSAVWAPGTLTTAAPETKGKWAMAPLPQWTAGENVTGSWGGSSTAVTNDSKNKKAAATFAKWLNTDPAALAALVKESGIYPAATAAQTGGALAQAPDYFSNQPDFYTEAAKIAQGTAPAAWGPNVNVAYTAFKDNFAQAAKTKSDFGPALTAMQDATVADLKKQGFGVSE
- a CDS encoding beta-galactosidase — translated: MPHSASAATPLGLHKLAFGGDYNPEQWPEEVWHEDVRLMREAGVTMVSVGIFSWALLEPEPGSYDFGWLDRLLDLLHVNGIRADLGTPTVAPPAWFYRAHPEALPVSRDGVRYAFGSRGAICHSSAPYRAAAANITEQLARRYANHPALAMWHVHNEYGVPVSACYCDNCAAHFRRWLTGRHGSVEAVNEAWGTNFWGQRYRTLDEIEPPRTTPTVGNPAQQLDYARFADATMRENFTAERDILHRLAPGVPVTTNFMTALSQCDSVDYWAWGREVDIVTNDHYLITDGRRTHVNLAMAADLTRSVAGGAPWLLLEHSTSGVNWQPRNPAKRPGEMARNSLAHVARGSEGAMFFQWRQSRRGAEKFHSAMVPQAGTDSRVWREVTALGAGLGLLEGIRGTRTVADAAMLWDWQSWWAQALEWRPSEEHDARERADTFYASLYDRHLTVDFAHPDADLSAYPLVVVPALYLATEETGRNLRRYVENGGTLVVSYFSGIVDTNDAVHPGPYPGALRDVLGLTIEEFSPLGEGETVRLITPEGAPEGPELTGDLWTDVVIPRGAETVWSYADGIPAGRPAVTRNRLGKGTAWYVSTRLSGPHLDAVLDRACADAAIAPRTGLTHDVEVVRRTGDNGTYLFAINHTGTDTEVALDAPGTELLTGEPAAHSLAVPAGAVRVVRLDG
- a CDS encoding glycoside hydrolase family 53 protein — protein: MYGTTHTRRAAGTVAALSGLLFAALPAQAAHAATTPANPGFESGSTGWSTYSAGGQSAASFTEAGGHAGSTRLSHWSASAYKVETYQYLSGLTDGTYTLSAWVRSGGGQNSAYIALRNCGGAEQRTDLPPTADGAWIRLVTSVKVTGGACTISLNSDAHAGEWANFDDITFTQGTTGLSVKGGDLSTLPKNEAHGAVYRNASGTAGDAMTILKNSGMNYVRLKVWVNPADGYNNKARVLAMAKRAKALGMKTLIDFHYSDAWADPGKQVKPAAWAGHSYSQLRTDVYNHTYDVLNALKAQGTTADMVQIGNETNAGMLWPEGSTDNWSQLGGLLTSGANAAKAVSSGTKVALHLAKGGDNAGTRWWFDNAVSQGVPFDVIALSYYGYWHGSLSELQTNLDDTASRYGKPVLVAETAYAHTLADDDGLENNVATASQLVTGYPATPAGQAANLRDVMNVVEAVPNGRGLGAVYWEPAWTAVTGSGWDPADPSSGNAWENQAVFDYDGKLLPAASWFSHR
- a CDS encoding MFS transporter; amino-acid sequence: MSIRLLPPPGAPRTLAAAQLSNSIGDGMYYTCSALYFTQIVGLSPARLGLGLTIAWAVGSLAGVPLGHLADRRGPRTPAVLLALATAALVASFLVIHSFVPFLLVSCLYATAQSGLSAVRQALLAGLVSPVERTGVLAHMQSTLNAGLAVGAAVGGLALSNGTRHAYLAVFALDAIGFLACALILLRLPAVRPAPRRTGDEPRLAVLRDRPYAVVTLINTVLLLRLPLLSLAIPLWIANRFPQLAWLASGLFVLNTVAVMLFQVRTASRVSDLRSANRTVRRAGVILLASCAVFAVSAARLPAWATVAVLVAGATLQVIGEMKQSAGSWQIAFDLAPPHRTGQYQGFFGTGVAVARTLGPTLVTALLLTWGVPGWLLLGGLFLAAGYAMGPAVRRAEGNRPGAGRETGAPQTLSGAASP
- a CDS encoding rhamnogalacturonan lyase — its product is MCGRFSPHLAPTALSSAATVARIRPRDGRRRLGLRPGGNLPARCGDQETYRSLHDDDDEVAMPRSIHASHRRRRGRMFAGGVLATTLTVTAGVLAVGPSAGAAEEVSAPANKATAALAAARVAEKLDRGLVAVPASGGVLVTWRMLGSDAESVSFKLYRGSTLIAETGKTNFLDTGGSSTSAYEVRALVNGVEQPGEKAGVWASGRLDIPLDKPAGGTTRDGVAYTYAANDASTADLDGDGAYELVLKWVPSNATDVANSGTCTGPTLYDAYELSGKRLWRVNLGTNVRSGSHYDSFQVYDYDGDGRAEVAARTSDGSKDSAGTVIGDASASHLAANCAVLSGPEYLSVFNGQTGRVMDSVPFEPARGAVSDWGDTWGNREGRLLSATAYLNGSSPSMIFSRGIYERIAIAAYDWNGTDLSRRWTFDTNSSTNYGKGFDQQGNHNLAVADVDADGRDEIVYGAMAVDDNGSGLWTTELGHGDALHVGDLDPSRPGLESFNVHEHTDSAYGYEMHDARTGQILWGTKTGTDVGRGICADLTRTHAGAECWSSGGGLYAANGTKISDAVPTFSGGASYNSAIWWDGDANRELLDHRWSGTAGVGYGQVLKYTGSTELTRIWYDQDAKSNNWTKGSPALSADLLGDWREEMLWRNTDSTALRLYTTPHPTEFRLPTLMSDPVYRLGIAWQNTGYNQPPQVSYYLGTK
- a CDS encoding VOC family protein; translated protein: MTSLVQHITIDCSDAYKLAVFWAGVLDSAVSDDDEPGDPEALVETPRAALLFVTVPEPKRAKNRVHLDLRPDDRSRDAEVERLLALGATLVADHRKPNGRGWATMADPEGNEFCVECSAAERAALSGTRMPVTADDVARAVHLAVDVLKESPADNWQVPAGSLEWSCWETVEHLSDDLFAYAVQLGPRKPPTDTEVPYRWAAEREGGPANSIFADPAAGSAGLLQTLEASGALLTAMVRTTPADVRSHHVFGLSDAEGFAAMGIVETLVHTHDVAEGLSLSWAPPADLCDRVLARLFPGAPDDEDRWAVLLWSTGRADLPGRDRVSSWKWHGAPL
- a CDS encoding carbohydrate ABC transporter permease, with translation MTRAPRRRPYGVKSAPYAFLIPATVLFLLFFALPIGYALYLSFRRTEVKGLGLGKGARDEIWAGLANYTDALSDSELLHGALRILGYGAIVVPVMLGLALLFALLLDTERVRLRGFTRLAIFLPYAIPGVIAALMWGFLYLPDVSPFLYLLDKAGLPQPDLLDGGPLYLSLANIAVWGGTGFNMIVIYTSLRAIPVEIFEAARLDGCSQLQIALRIKIPMVAPSLILTFFFSIIATLQVFSEPTTLKPLTNSLSTTWSPLMKVYQDAFVNNDIYAAAAQAVIIALATLALSFGFLKAANSRTKQGDSR